Within the Octopus sinensis unplaced genomic scaffold, ASM634580v1 Contig17967, whole genome shotgun sequence genome, the region cgttaaaacagtgatgatgatcatgggtCTTTAGTTAATGTTTACTGATCCTTAAATGTAAAAGGTATTTCTATTTAGGGATAACTAAAGTGAAAAACATAAGAAACAAAATTTgattgagcagatttatgatGAAAGGCAATCCAACCACGACCATTCCAATATCTAGAATGGTAGCTTCTGTTTTGAAGAAGGCAGAGTGTAATGGGAGGGATACTttcctgctatttctatcagcctGATCAACTGTGTAAAGGTCTTCAGATCATTAAAAGTGTGTATTTTAAGGTAGAGATGGGAATTTCAACATTTCTCGTCTGGGCTCATTCTTGTATTCTAGAATATTGTACTTTGGTTAAAGACATGACAATATCAGAGACAAGTTAGTGATGAAGCTActtagacaaaaaaaacaaaaacaaactatttcactaaaaatacatataactacCCAACCATTTCTAAAGATAGATCATCATTGGATATTTAAgttctgttgtccatgctggcatggttggacggtttgactgggctggcatgctggaaggctgcatcagactccagtcttatttggtatggttttctttggctgaatgcctttcctaacgccaaccactctgagagtgtaatgggtccCTTTACATGCCATGATGGATCTTCCAAAACATGACATAATACCAAaaatcttggtcattgcctctgtgaggcccaacactcgaaaagaactcagccactttgcctccgtgaggcccaacattcaaaagatgctctttatgtgccaccagctgtggtgcacttggcttgacggatcctctcaagcacagcacatctccaAATGTCTCTTGATTTCAAAttgtgacacaaggccagcaatttggagggaagggttagttgattgcattgaccccagtattcagctggtacttatttcttgaACCCTGAGAAAGGCAAAGTtattctcagcagaatttgaacacaaagcatgaagacagatgaaatgcagctaagcattttgtccagcatgctaacatttcgaCCAGCTGGCCACCTTCTTCGATTTCGATATTTATCGACAGTTATCAAAGCAAGAAGCAGTGTGTTAAATATACTTGCTGCTCTCATTTTCTACCATGGAATATCTTCTTGTAAACTAAAGAGAAGATTCCATCACCATGTAGAAGACAACTTCATGATGCAATGGTTCATTTGTAGATGTTCTCCCCTCTCATCCCATCGTCACAACAACAATCACTATAGTTCTTAATGACTTATATTAGCACCAGGTATACTCAACACAAACACAGCTGTCTCCTCTCTTCTCATAAACCTTACAATGtatctcctcaccaccaccaccaccaccaccaccccatactGACCCCTCTTTTTAATGACCACTGTATCCAAACATCAATGATTGGCAATTCTCCAAAACTTTTCCTGCAGACCATTGACTAATACAACCAGATCAATCTCATCAATGAAGGAGTTTGACCCTCAAAAGGTCAAGGCTGTTGACCCTTTTACCTCACAATATATCGATCAATTGCCCTCTCTTCTTCTTCActgagccatttaaaaaaaacaacaaattttgaTGTTTTACCTGTTTGTCATTCTTCTACATCATCACAACAAAATGTCTATtttaacaatatcatcatcatcatcattgttatcatcgtcgtcatcatcgccatcatcatcatcatcatcatcatcaccaacacctaccaccaccaccaccaccaccatcagcagcagcagcagcagcaagccaAAACTAGCAAAGGGAGCTTCGAAAGCAAATGGCAAATAAAGTAACTAAACTCTTGTCTCTCTAAATAAACTCCAGGATCTATTCTACTGTCTTTTCTATCACTGCTATGAGGGCCCCTGTTTCGTCTCTCTGGTTGATTTTATACCATTGCCATTCAGGCTCTTTGATCCACTCATTGTTCCATCTCATGTCACCCTTCTTGTATCCAACTCCATCCCCTCAATTATACCAGATTCTTTCTCCTTTGAACACTGGTCCTCTGCAATCCTTGCCTCATCTCTCTGTTCATCAGTTCAAAACAATACTTTAACAGCATCAACAGGGTGTAAGGCAATGGACAATGCACACACAGCAGCATAGAAACACAGGTAGAAAGAAGGTGTGCAGAGAATTGAGATGAGTCAGGGTAAGGATGAAGAATATAAAGACTCCAGAAGATGTTAAGAAATGCAAAGAAATGAGAATGCAGAATGTTTAACCCCTgaacatttaaacaggccatatctactagcagggtgcaaagagcatcatacgagcgtgatcattgacagagcggctaaccggcatccgtgccagtggcacataaaaggcaccattcgagtgtgatcgttaccagcatcaccttactggcacttgcgcccgtgctagtagggtgccaagagcaccatccgagtgtgatcgttgccagagcagccaactggcttctgtgccagtggcacgtaaaagggcaccattcgagcgtgatcgttaccaacatcaccttactggcacctgtgctggtggcatgtataaaaaaatttgtgcgaggttgccagtaccgcctaactggcccccatgccggtggcacgtaaaagcacccactacactatcggagtggctggcattaggaagggcatccaactgtagaaactctgccagatcaagattggagcctggtgcagccatctggtttgccagccttcagtcaaaatcgtccaacccataccagcatggaaagcggactttaaacaatgatgatgatgatgatatctggcctcttacaccaaccatacaatatcattctaaaaattaacaattaccTCGTCAACAttccaaagctatgagataatgcatgattaatacgaaatgatgtgaataaataagcagaaagcttgacagattaatctgaatgctaaagagttaaggaaTGCTCTGAATTATAAAGATGAAAGTgctagaagaaagaagaaatgtttcAGAGTCTGTAATgagaaaaggtaaataaaatggAGAGGTGAAAcaacagacaaaagaaaaaatcacATCAACCGAATATATAATCCTGTGTGGAAAGtcctttgaagaattttattgatttgaaaattttagtttGATGTGTTCAATATTATGAGAGTATCATTACTCAACATATtcgttttatattgaaactataatcaaaagtaaaagacaGGCAGacctgtgcatgtgtttatcattggcacaatgaccctcccaagacttacaaaatatattttgttttagaattaaactatatatttgtattattattcagtaatatgCATTTACAAGGTAAAGACTcagttttctttccattttgttttagATAGAAATTACATTTGTAACAAGTTCCCTCTATCAATCAAACAAAGATGGTAAAATATTCCATTTACTTTCCCTCTTTCCAATGTTTAGAAACTGAAGGAACGGTCAAATACTGGAATCAGTTTCACTGATAAAACATCAtctctaatatttctgatttcctGCCTGATAACCATCATTCCTGACAAATTTCTTCCTTTCCTGATAAATGTGAGAAACCAAAAAGCAAAATCtgggaagaaataaaagatataaataggtGCAGACagggctgtgtgctaagaagtttgcttcccaaccacatggttctgggttcagtcccactgtgtggcactttgggtgagaatcttctactgtagcctcagttcAACCaaggcattgtgagtgaatttggtagatggaaactgaaagaagcccagtatgtatgtgtgtgtgtgtgtgtttgtgtcgttGTGTCTATTTGTTACCCGCTACTGCTTGATGACTGGTGTcaatgtgtttatgttcctgtaacttaacagatCAGCAAAATGGAATGATAAAAGTTTCTAGGTTTTAAAAATTAAGAAccactagggtcgattcatttaactaaaaaagatcttcaaggtggtgccccagcatggcctgagTCATtagactaaaacaattaaaacacAAAAGATATACCAATcctattaacaaaacaaaattcaagaaatctttttcaaaacaaattaaacTTGAAGAAACTTACCAATTTCATTTTGGCAATACACAAGAAAAGTTCCAGCTTTTCTTCCAGGGGAAACATATACAATATCCAATTTTCCTGTCTTTTCCAAAAAATCAATTAACATTTTTTCCGACATGTCTTTGGGGCCATTTGACACAATCACTGCATCTTCTTGCCAGACTAGATTTTTATACCAGTCCACATGAAGTTTATGTTTGCTTACATTATGGACCTTCCTTTGGACAACATTTTCTGCATCTGAAAATCAAAATAGCAGAAGAAATTGAGAATATAATGTCATTATTAATGAGTGGAGGGCATGGTTGTGTTGGTGTAGAACCAGGTCAGACACTTTCTGGTCATAAACATGTCCAAGTGTCCTTCCTTGTTTATGATGTTAGGTGGTACATGAAGAAGATTTAACTGccttttctagcagatcaagtcatCACTTAGAGGCCCCTTTGTTCGATAGCTGAAAGGATTATGAGGTTCCCTGTACAATTAACTGGCTCTAGTTCAACAGCacattgagcaagtatcttctaccacagcctcaagatgaccagagccttgtgactGATATTTGGAAGAGAGAAACTGTGGCCAtcataggatgtgtgtgtgtgtgatcagataaacatatacacacttatgtgtatacgcacatacagtaCTTAGAGGAAACAGTAGTCATTCACAAAGACAATTGCCAATAAAAAGCTTTATCCTGAGCAGACCAATATGTAAGCCTATTTTCCAATAAAGAGTAGAATATTTGAATATCAGAATATGTCAAAACATTTAATGAAGTGCACtgcaaaatttcaattaaaattagtCCCTTAATGAAAAGAGAGACTCATTATCTTCGTGACAGACCCATGCCAAGAAACGAGAGGAACATAAccttgaaatttaaatttttataaataaaaaaaaatatttatatatatatatatatatattggcctgctcacttagccagcggggtggcgtcatttgaaggctaaaacaatgcaaagcgcattgtgaccaccgatttgtagcagcatctgatagcctggtcggtcacgtgatcaggtgatatatatatatatatatatatatatataaatatatatatatatgccatttgatATTCCTTCAGGTTAAGGTGAAGGAATGAATTTAGCAGCAGAGAGACAACTCCAAGCACGTTTCAGTTTTGAGACCTCTTCGTTATAAAAGCCTACCCATGACTGCCAGATTGTTGATGACTAAAGAATTTTAATGAGCGGATACAGAATGGTGTGACAACTTGGAATAGAACACTGCTCTACAGTTTCTCTATTGTACCTCCTTGATCACACTTTAGCCTTTCAATACCTAGCATAACCCCTACATAACCCTTTCGGTTCCTCACTCCATTTAGTAGAAGgagtgtttttcctttttttttttcctgtcttggacattacttggcaacctcactagtaaTGATGGCAGGAAAATTGtccccagtccactctgtaaagtggttggcattaggaagggcactgagcaatagaaaccatgccaaagctgaccccAGAGGTCAATGCTgctcaccagatcctgtcaaactattcaATGCAagcaaatatggaaaatgaatgttaaatgacgatgatgatgatttttaacaTTGCTTTATATTAATCTAATGTGTTCACAGTAATTATGTGcaaattgtccaacctatgcaagcatggacaacagatattaaatgatgacaatgatgatgtctgTAAATgatttcatgaaataaagaatatttcttcTAACCTTTTTCCGATTCAAAAGTGATAATAACTTCCTCAGAATCTTGGATCCGTTCTGGCTTTCCTTTAATAGGTCCTCCACTTGATCTACTCTTGTTCTCAAAATAAGACTGAATGGCTTCCAAACGGAAATCAGTTGGGATTCCTGACACCAATATCGTTCTGCCCTCATCTTCTCCTTCCATACTCGTGGCAGATATTCCTGCAAAATAAAACCAAGATTTAATGCTAGATAAATACAAGTTATTCACCATCCATGTAACAATATAATGCTATCCACATCATAAACATCCACTTTACATGCCTGATGTAAACCTGAAATACATATAGCCTTCAAACAGTCCAGATatgctacaaataacagccaaagttTTTCAAAAGTTCTCCCATTTTTAAAATAGACGAATACATTTGCTAAAATCGTCTTGTCTTGAGAATATCTGCAAAGAAGTTATGGCATTCCTGATTGAACAATGCTAATTTCACTCACAGAAACCAGAGTTCTAACATATGTCCATGAAATCTGAAAGTCACACCTCTGAACGAATCCagctttaaaatctttaaaaagatGTTTTGCAATAAAACAGCCACACAAATGCCATTTAGTATGACAAACTTCATCTAAATAcacattttccaaacaattctttcttctataggcacaaggcttgaaactttgGGGGAGAGTTAATCAATTAGATAAACcctagtgtataactggtacttactttattgaccctgaggagatgaaaggtgaaattgacctcagtggaattagaacccagaacataaagatggatgaaatgtcactgagcattttgtccacatTTTCCAAACAATGACAatgaccacaacaacaataacaaccaaaagTACCAATCTGATTAGCCTGATTAATGCCACAACATCATATAGAATACATTCAACAAAAGAACACCCCAACCATTCACCCACCAAACTCAACCAGATGAACCTAATTTATAAATACAGCTTTGTGTTGGGCCCTCAATTCCTTGATAGGGTTGTATGGGGCACTATGGTCAGAAATGGCATGTCTTGGGTATTTTTAAACCCGGAGGGACcaggagatgtggtgatttgctgtacttgaaaaaTCATGTGAAGCTAAGTAAAAAGCTTGTCCTTTCAGGGGTGGGTGCAACATAAAAACACTCCCACGCTGGGGTTGTGTCAACAcacccttgccagtggcatgtaaaatgcacccagcacattctgttaagtggttggcattaggaaggacatctagctgtagataccatgccacaacagacaactggagcctggccAGCTCCATTTCAAACAATCCAAcctatgccatcatggaaagaggacattaaacaatgaggaGGATGATGTCAAGGCCATCCTTCTGCAAGAATGACCAAAACTGGTTTCTtctaaaaagagggagagagaaacagaaagaaaaagtgagaggctGAGaagaattgaccccaatactttgtTTATTGACTCCAAAGTGATCAAAGACAAAATTGATTTCAGCATCgcaaagagtcagaaggattgcCACAAATCAACCTATCTGGTGCTCTACAGACTCTGTGACTTGACCACCTCATAAACATTACAGAAATCACCTAAAAACAAGTTTATGTTGCACATTGTGCTGCAGCTCATACAGTAGTAGTAGAGGAAGCATTTCTTGTTCGGCGTGCTGAACATTGCTCATTGCTCTGGACGGCTCGTTGTGCTAACCATTCACAACGCCGCTCCTCACTTTCCCTTCTTCGCACTGAAGCCATCCTAAGTGCATTGAGAGAGTTCCTCCTGGCGGCGTCTTCAGCAGATTCATTTGCATGCATGCGTTTACTTttctttgcagcatttgtttGCCCACCTATATTGGAACTTTTGCGTCGAGGTATGGTGGAAAATTATCAGTTTATACAACAGAAAAAGTCCTAAGGAAAAAGCGGTGAATGTATAGCACCCAAAAAATTGTAACCTGTAGTTTGTAAAAATGTTTTTCAAGCAGACTGAATTGATTTTGGGTAAGAGTTTTGAAGTGGCTAGTTTAAGTTGGAATAGTTATATGGAAAAAAGCACTCATGTGTAAACAGAGGCAAATCATAGCTTGCAAATGAATATTGCTGGCAGTACTGTGCAAGCAGTCGATAAGAGCTTGCCACAGCTGACAAAGTAAAGTATTGATTTTTCCCAGTTGGGCATGTTACGTTTTTCACTGGCTCAAGCCAAATCCTAGGCAAATTGAGAGTAGTCTATTTATGCTGGGAGTGCAGAATTTTGAGGAAAAAATTATACGAAAAAGCGTCCCAAGTCAAAGAGAGGACACAtgtcaaatttggtgaaattcGGTTGGAAATTGTGGGAGTAGAAGTGgttcacacaacatacacacagagacagacagccaacttgccttttaatatataagatCAAACACATACCATTGCATAGATGTGGTGGGTTCAAATCCTTGGTGAATTGAGAGTAGTCTATTTATGTTGGGGGTGTGGAATTTCAAGGAAAAAATCATAAGAAAAAGTGTCCTAAGTCAAAGAGAGTACACATGTCAAATCTAGTGAAATTCAGTTGAAAATTGTAGGAGTAGAAGTGGTTcacacaacagacagacagacaacttgccttttaatatataagataCAAGAAAATGAagtagttagttaattagttagttaattttttggctcagaaagcaaaaagcaaggccatgtagtggggacatggagttaggtacagggtggtgttcatgtaaagagttcatgccacttgtggtcaagggagactttgaaccgagcgatcGTCGGCAtcctcaccatctcgtccggcagcttattccatggatccgcaacccggacggagaaagcccctctccttcgattgagatgaaatcgtcgcagatagagcttttcggaatgaccccgcagccgatgctctggagcaggagtgaagaacagctctttcgagaggttacactttccgcttatgatgtagATTATTATGTGTCCAACCCTTGGTTTTGAACCACATAATACGGCAATTGTGATTGGTCAATTGCTTCGTTGGGGTTGTGGTACTCCTGTCACAATGCCAGTCACCGTGACTCCTGCTCAAATGTGGAAAGCAAGGAAACCAAacctgttgctgttttttttcactttgtgTTTTAACAGACTAATGTACAACTTTTGGATTACAACTGGCCAATCAACAAGGCTCAGCAAATTCTCAACAAGTTATTCTTTGATGCCTTACCAATGCTTTACATAAAGAATCTTCAAAGTTGAATTTAATCAGAAAGGAGTGAGTTGCCTTAGCAACAGGACGGTTTaccaatctatatatatctataatataaattggacatgggcgatcgttgtattctttcttgtcttgaggttcacaacCAAATGGCAGGATGAATTTGTGCAAAAAATGGCACAcatgggtgcatagattggaatgcagtttgtatttttttcctagcctCCCTACATACCGAGAAAATCGATAAAAACCTTTTCCTATTGGAATTCCCCTCTttcttccgccattaaaacatccagttgcttagaagctgttttttGACAGGATgagccaggaaattttcatatagtTGGAGATCCAATCGAAACTGGGGAcctgaaatgataaggttgagaaatggtgttatagattatgcctaaccgaaaacaatCATAGTCACAACATCCAAAAAGactgggtgaaaccgggcttagctgctagtataatataaatacactttCTGCCTTTAGAGACCAGCTTAAAGCACAGgagtgcatgcacacagacagacacacacacacacgcacacgcacacactgtgtCTCTCTTAATGAATCTCTAAAAGGTAACACATTATTAAAGACAGAAACATTCACATTAAAATTAGATTTAGAGCCGAGTGGTGTCTAAATCTAAATGTGTTTAATATAAATGTTCTTATAATTAAACACATTGAGATATAGACACCACCCGGCTCGTGACATTGGCCTATATCGTGTCCACTTGACCAACGATGTATGACTAAATCTatcatatatgaggcagaagCTACTGCAACCGTAAATAATAATGCAACTGTTAAGAAGACCTATGCTGGATTATGAGAAGGAGAATTTAAAAATCTCTATGCCAATCACATAGGACATAaggacaaaagtaaagctaccAAGTTGGCTAGATACATATGGACTTTGAAAGATAATGAAATACTGCATGGGATTAAATGGAAAATAGTTGAGAAATCCATAccttatgatatgtggtttgcgtctgaagaatatgtttgagatttctcaacatatgaaactactagtagcgctttaatacatgtattgtgacctttaaataaataatatttatctctcacaagatggagtactttttttgttgaattttctatcatggatcaatactttatatgtatatatacatatttaatataataaatgtgaaaatttTCGTTTTCAGATTCGTTTCCTATGTAGAAggagaaagaacgaaaaaaaataaagaaagaag harbors:
- the LOC115231254 gene encoding uncharacterized protein LOC115231254, with protein sequence MEGEDEGRTILVSGIPTDFRLEAIQSYFENKSRSSGGPIKGKPERIQDSEEVIITFESEKDAENVVQRKVHNVSKHKLHVDWYKNLVWQEDAVIVSNGPKDMSEKMLIDFLEKTGKLDIVYVSPGRKAGTFLVYCQNEIDFECVQRMCKKKP